Proteins encoded together in one Benincasa hispida cultivar B227 unplaced genomic scaffold, ASM972705v1 Contig306, whole genome shotgun sequence window:
- the LOC120069270 gene encoding E3 ubiquitin-protein ligase DZIP3-like, whose translation MSFSTTSSIAYYFHGTPNSDQVLQVRFGVCSRLISRSPSPGIIPDRILQQTRSTPIGEALFPFTNVRDVGEEAAVEFLVNGFLRSFNLHSSVCQMMSRKILSFAQQFDANNGSFKIEANIDYMKEFWMEAVSWLHPNSIIGEEGFEINFEEGPPPARRAGAPESAIERVRKQKFDGFKEEEETGECCVCCEDLKRKGMEVSRIPCGHVYHKSCILTWLERSNTCPLCRRSLEA comes from the coding sequence ATGTCTTTCTCTACTACTTCATCCATTGCATATTATTTCCACGGCACTCCAAACAGCGATCAAGTCCTGCAAGTTCGATTTGGGGTTTGTAGCCGCCTGATTTCTCGATCTCCTTCTCCCGGAATCATTCCAGACCGAATATTGCAACAGACTCGTTCAACTCCGATAGGAGAAGCTCTGTTTCCTTTTACTAATGTGCGGGATGTTGGAGAAGAAGCAGCAGTAGAGTTTTTGGTGAATGGGTTTCTGCGTTCGTTCAACCTCCATTCCTCCGTCTGCCAAATGATGTCTCGCAAGATTTTGTCATTTGCTCAACAGTTTGACGCCAATAATGGGAGCTTCAAAATAGAAGCGAACATCGATTACATGAAGGAGTTCTGGATGGAAGCTGTCTCTTGGCTACACCCGAACTCCATCATCGGAGAGGAAGggtttgagattaattttgaaGAAGGTCCACCACCGGCGAGGAGAGCAGGGGCGCCGGAGTCGGCAATTGAGAGAGTAAGGAAGCAGAAATTTGATGGGtttaaagaagaagaggagacgGGAGAGTGCTGTGTTTGTTGCGAAGATCTAAAAAGAAAGGGGATGGAGGTGAGTAGGATTCCGTGCGGTCATGTGTATCACAAATCGTGCATCCTCACATGGCTTGAAAGGAGCAACACGTGTCCATTGTGCAGAAGATCATTAGAAGCATGA